One genomic window of Oncorhynchus kisutch isolate 150728-3 linkage group LG26, Okis_V2, whole genome shotgun sequence includes the following:
- the LOC109870644 gene encoding 1-phosphatidylinositol 3-phosphate 5-kinase isoform X4, with protein sequence MEGKSQDSDLKQYWMPDSQCKECYDCNEKFTTFRRRHHCRLCGQIFCSRCCNQEIPGRFMGYTGDLRACTYCRKIALSYSQSADSGSIGEDLSALSDSSISSVCILEPSEPRTPVGGRKSSRNIFLEEDLAWQSLIHQESQSRGMNSRLTGLQEDGGKSPIRKRSASVTNLSLDPSGSSMLPSYDSSVSPQTSRTMPKPDHSEEERKILLDSSQLKDLWKKICNNSTGMEFQDHRYWLRTYPNCIVGKELVNWLLRSGTISTRAQAIAIGQAVVDGRWLDCVTHHDQLFRDEYALYRPLQSTEFSETPSPDSDSVNSLEGHSEPSWFKDIKFCDSDTDQVADENDYVTANSSNPSKRTSVSSFQSGVDSDSAASINLNMEQDNVNFHIKKQSRYPHVPPLPKDQKEYLVSEDGGQNISISDAFIKESLFNRRVEEKANEVLFTPLGWHHSSLDQLREENGEKEAMERLLSANHSHMMALLQQLLYSESLCLSWRDIIVPVVRQVVQTVRPDVRSCDDDMDIRQLVHVKKIPGGKKFDSAVVNGFVCTKNIAHKKMNSYIKNPKILLLKCSIEYLYREETKFTCIDPIVLQEHEFLKNYVQRIVDVRPNLVLVEKTVSRIAQDMLLEHGITLVINVKPQVLDRVSHMTQGDLVMFMDQLLTKPRLGTCQKFYLHSFQLANNELKTLMFFEGCSPQLGCTIKLRGASEYELARVKEIIILMVCVAYHSQLEISFLMDEFAMPPSLAKTSFPCLLESSTVEEEESQENETDQSTLFQGGETVLGDEEENSVSESSSPKDVEVVKVAKNQLLSSSSSLVAEGMESAEVMTSTPLSDPLAPPPPYLIDDLEELTDEIGLEQGEETEGRSGSGVLGRGESQEESSASETAPRLFRDPLQDDTGLFVTEQVASTDDHLRTLTAGFKQELKDIILCVSPFITFREPFLLSPAGLRCPSRDYFPQQVYLSPLLNKDFKELDGRRKRQLLKDSTPSGGGMANGGPRPIQVLPSHRLTSARIAEHLGSSQDLAKMLADYRAQGGRLRQEEADPFAQPPVREALPSKHPVKADSEEEKPGGQNDMTWASKLDCLNPVNHQRLCVLFSSSSAQSNNAPNPCVSPWMVTMEFYGKNDLTLGIFLERYCFRPSYQCPSMFCETPMVHHVRRFVHGSGCVQIVLKELDSPVPGYQHTILNYSWCRICKQVTPVVPLSNDSWSMSFAKYLELRFYGHQYTRRANAEPCGHSIHHDYHQYFSYNQMVASFSYISVRLLEVCLPPPKIFIRNQGPSKGRMQQDLKDFSQKVTQVYLAIDDRLTSLKTDTFSKTREQKMEDLFAQKDMEEADLHSWIEKLQARLQACGSDSPQQLQTVLESVVVKKQSLCETLQSWNSRLQDLFQQEKGRKRLSVPASPGRHRQTDDSKPSALESSPRNPSPLVQNVDKEDRHLTAMPSSWGSSLLALPSPGEPGSEPLSSGPCFPDQDSVSIPEDVFDGHLLGSNDSQVKEKSTMKAILANLMPGNSYNSIPFPFEPDKHYLMYEHERVPIAVCEREPSSIISFALSCKEYKSTLDELWKTTLKTGGEDTTLSTSSGESRVKNSPAKPNETASSQMGLGRSSMDSEPLKDTDIGDNHKKSTGNPHIELQFSDANAKFYCRIYYAEEFHKMRAEIMESTEDDFVRSLSHCVNWQARGGKSGAVFYATEDDRYILKQMPRLEVQSFLDFAPHYFTYITGAVQQKRPTALAKILGVYRIGYKNSQNNSEKKLDLLVMENLFYGRKMAQVFDLKGSLRNRNVKTESGKESCEVVLLDENLLKLVHDNPLYIRAHCKAILRAAIHSDAYFLSSHLIIDYSLLVGRDDSTDELVVGIIDYIRTFTWDKKLEMVVKSTGILGGQGKMPTVVSPELYRARFCEAMDKYFLMVPDHWTGLGVNC encoded by the exons ATGGAGGGAAAGAGCCAG GACAGTGACCTGAAGCAGTACTGGATGCCAGACAGTCAGTGTAAAGAGTGCTACGACTGCAACGAGAAGTTCACCACCTTCCGCCGCCGACACCACTGTCGGCTCTGCGGACAGATCTTCTGCAGCCGTTGTTGCAACCAGGAAATCCCTGGCAGGTTTATGGGCTACACGG GAGACCTGCGGGCCTGCACCTACTGCCGTAAGATCGCTCTGAGCTACTCCCAGTCTGCAGATTCTGGCTCCATTGGAGAGgacctgtctgctctgtctgacTCCTCCATCAGCTCCGTCTGCATCCTGGAACCCAGCGAGCCTCGCACCCCGGTCGGAGGACGCAAGTCCAGCCGTAACATCTTCCTAGAGGAGGACCTGGCCTGGCAGAG TTTGATTCACCAGGAGTCTCAGAGCAGAGGTATGAATTCTAGACTGACTGGGCTTCAAGAGGATGGAGGCAAGTCCCCAATAAGGAAGCG GTCAGCCAGTGTGACCAACTTGTCCCTGGACCCGTCTGGCTCCTCCATGTTGCCCTCCTATGACAGCTCAGTGAGCCCCCAGACCAGTAGGACCATGCCCAAACCTGACcacagtgaagaggagaggaagatacTGCTG GACTCGTCCCAGCTCAAAGACCTGTGGAAGAAGATTTGTAACAACAGTACTGGCATGGAGTTCCAGGACCACCGCTACTGGCTCCGTACATACCCCAACTGCATTGTGGGGAAGGAGCTGGTCAACTGGCTGCTGAGGAGTGGAACCATCTCCACCAG GGCCCAGGCGATAGCCATTGGTCAGGCTGTGGTAGACGGTCGTTGGTTGGACTGTGTCACTCACCACGACCAGCTGTTCAGGGATGAGTACGCTCTCTATCGCCCCCTCCAG AGCACAGAGTTCTCTGAGACCCCGTCTCCTGACAGTGACAGTGTCAACTCTCTGGAGGGACACTCAGAACCCTCCTGGTTCAAAGACATCAAGTTTTGCGACAGTGACACAGACCAGGTGGCTGACGAGAATGACTATGTCACGGCCA ACTCATCCAACCCCAGTAAGAGGACGTCAGTCAGTAGTTTCCAGTCAGGGGTGGACAGTGACTCTGCTGCTTCCATCAACCTCAATATGGAGCAGGACAATGTCAACTTCCACATCAAGAAACAGTCCAGGTACCCCCATGTACCACCGCTCCCCAAGGATCAGAAAG AGTACCTGGTCTCAGAGGACGGAGGACAGAATATCTCCATCAGTGACGCTTTCATCAAAG AGTCCCTGTTTAACCGTCGTGTGGAGGAGAAAGCTAACGAGGTGCTGTTCACTCCTCTGGGCTGGCACCACAGCTCCCTGGACCAGCtcagagaggagaatggagagaaggaggCCATGGAGAGGCTACT CTCTGCCAACCACAGCCACATGATGGCGCTGCTGCAGCAGCTGCTGTACAGCGAGTCCCTGTGCCTCTCCTGGCGTGACATCATCGTTCCTGTGGTGAGGCAGGTAGTGCAGACGGTGCGGCCGGACGTTCGCAGTTGTGATGATGACATGGACATCAGACAACTGGTTCACGTCAAGAAG aTTCCTGGAGGGAAGAAGTTTGACTCTGCGGTAGTGAATGGCTTTGTCTGTACCAAGAACATTGCTCACAAAAAA ATGAACTCGTACATCAAGAACCCCAAGATCCTGCTTCTGAAGTGTTCTATAGAGTATCTCTACAGAGAGGAGACCAAGTTCACCTGCATTGACCCCATTGTGCTTCAG GAGCATGAGTTTCTGAAGAACTATGTTCAGCGTATAGTGGACGTGCGTCCCAACCTGGTGCTGGTGGAGAAGACCGTGTCTCGTATCGCTCAGGACATGCTGCTGGAGCACGGCATCACACTGGTTATCAACGTCAAACCG CAAGTCTTGGACAGGGTGAGTCATATGACCCAGGGGGACCTGGTCATGTTCATGGACCAGCTGCTCACCAAGCCTCGGCTGGGAACCTGCCAAAAGTTCTACCTACACTCCTTCCAGCTGGCCAACA ATGAGTTGAAGACTCTGATGTTCTTTGAGGGCTGCTCTCCCCAGCTAGGCTGTACCATAAAGCTTCGCGGGGCGTCTGAGTATGAGCTGGCCAGGGTTAAAGAGATCATCATCCTCATGgtgtgtgtggcctaccactcccAGCTAGAGATATCCTTCCTCATGGATGAGTTTGCCATGCCTCCCAGCCTGGCCAAGACCAGCTTCCCCTGTCTCCTGGAGAGCTCTACTGTCGAGGAGGAGGAGAGCCAGGAAAATGAGACCGACCAGAGCACCCTCTTCCAGGGAGGAGAGACTGTGCTAGGGGACGAGGAGGAGAATTCTGTATCGGAATCCTCCTCGCCTAAAGATGTCGAGGTTGTCAAAGTTGCCAAGAACCAACTcctgtcctcctcatcctccctggTGGCCGAGGGGATGGAGTCAGCAGAGGTCATGACATCCACGCCGTTGTCCGATCCCCTGGCGCCGCCACCACCCTACCTCATTGATGACCTGGAGGAGTTAACAGATGAGATTGGGCTGGAGCAGGGGGAGGAGACTGAGGGGCGGAGCGGGTCAGGGGTTCTGGGGAGGGGTGAGTCGCAGGAGGAGAGCTCTGCTTCGGAGACGGCCCCCAGGCTGTTCAGAGACCCCCTGCAGGATGACACAGGGCTGTTTGTCACAGAGCAG GTGGCCTCGACGGACGACCATCTCAGGACGCTGACGGCAGGCTTCAAACAGGAGCTGAAGGACATCATCCTGTGTGTCTCCCCCTTCATCACTTTCAGAGagcccttcctcctctcccccgctGGCCTACGCTGCCCCAGCAGAGACTACTTTCCTCAACAG GTGTACCTCTCCCCACTGCTCAACAAGGACTTCAAAGAACTAGACGGTCGACGTAAGCGACAACTCCTCAAAGACTCCACCCCATCAGGTGGAGGCATGGCCAACGGAGGCCCTCGCCCCATCCAGGTGTTACCCTCCCACCGCCTTACCAGTGCCCGCATCGCAGAGCATCTGGGCAGCAGCCAGGACTTGGCCAAGATGCTGGCAGACTACCGTGCCCAAGGAGGCCGACTCCGACAGGAGGAGGCAGACCCCTTCGCCCAGCCACCGGTCCGGGAGGCTCTGCCGTCCAAGCACCCCGTCAAGGCTGATAGTGAGGAGGAGAAGCCAGGGGGACAGAATGACATGACCTGGGCCTCCAAG CTGGACTGCCTGAACCCAGTGAACCATCAGAGACTCTGTGTTCTGTTCAGCAGCTCCTCTGCCCAGTCCAACAACGCCCCCAACCCTTGCGTCAGTCCCTG GATGGTCACGATGGAGTTCTACGGAAAGAATGACCTCACACTAGGAAtattcctggagagatactgtttCAG gccGTCCTATCAATGCCCCAGTATGTTCTGTGAGACTCCCATGGTGCACCATGTGCGGCGGTTTGTCCATGGCAGTGGCTGTGTTCAGATCGTACTGAAGGAGCTGGACTCTCCTGTGCCTGGATACCAACACACCATCCTCAACTACTCCTGGTGCCGCATATGCAAACAG GTGACTCCTGTGGTGCCCCTGTCTAATGACTCGTGGTCCATGTCCTTTGCTAAGTACCTGGAGCTGAGGTTCTATGGTCACCAGTATACCAGGAGGGCTAATGCTGAGCCCTGTGGCCACTCCATCCACCATGACTACCATCAGTACTTCTCCTATAACCAGATGGTGGCCTCCTTCAG CTACATCTCAGTGAGACTGCTAGAGGTCTGCCTCCCTCCTCCTAAGATCTTCATCAGGAACCAGGGGCCCTCCAAGGGCCGGATGCAGCAGGACCTCAAGGACTTCTCACAGAA GGTGACTCAGGTGTACCTGGCCATAGATGACCGCCTCACCTCCCTGAAGACGGACACCTTCAGCAAGACACGCGAGCAGAAGATGGAGGACCTGTTTGCACAGAAAGAT ATGGAGGAGGCAGATCTGCACAGCTGGATAGAGAAGCTGCAGGCTCGTCTCCAGGCCTGTGGTAGTGACTCCCCCCAGCAGCTCCAGACTGTACTGGAATCAGTGGTAGTGAAGAAACAGAGCCTGTGTGAAACACTGCAGTCCTGGAACAGCAG GCTGCAGGACCTGTTCCAGCAGGAGAAGGGCAGGAAGCGTCTGTCTGTCCCAGCCAGCCCTGGGAGACaccgacagacagacgacagcaAG CCAAGTGCTCTGGAGTCCTCTCCACGCAACCCCTCCCCTTTAGTACAAAATGTTGACAAAG AGGATCGTCACCTCACTGCCATGCCCTCAAGCTGGGGGTCGTCATTGCTAGCGTTACCGTCACCAGGGGAGCCAGGCTCAGAACCCCTCTCGTCTGGACCCTGCTTTCCTGACCAGGATTCCGTCAGTATCCCAgagg ATGTGTTTGATGGACACCTGTTGGGCTCCAATGACAGCCAGGTGAAAGAGAAGTCCACCATGAAGGCCATTCTAGCCAACCTGATGCCAGGCAACAGTTACAACTCTATCCCATTCCCATT TGAACCAGACAAGCATTACCTGATGTATGAGCATGAGAGAGTGCCCATCgccgtgtgtgagagagaacccAGCTCCATCATCTCATTCGCTCTCAG CTGTAAGGAGTATAAGAGTACTCTGGATGAACTGTGGAAGACAACATTGAAGACAGGAGGCGAGGACACCACCCTGTCCACCAG CTCTGGAGAGAGCCGGGTCAAGAACAGCCCAGCCAAGCCCAACGAGACAGCCTCCTCCCAGATGGGTCTGGGCCGCAGCAGCATGGACTCTGAGCCTCTTA AAGATACAGACATAGGAGACAACCATAAGAAGTCAACAGGAAACCCTCATATTGAATTAC AGTTCTCTGATGCCAACGCTAAGTTCTACTGTAGGATCTACTATGCTGAGGAGTTTCACAAGATGAGAGCAGAAATAATGGAGAGTACGGAGGATGACTTTGTTCGCTCGCTGTCCCACTGTGTCAACTGGCAGGCCCGCGGTGGCAAGTCTGGGGCCGTCTTCTATGCCACCGAAG ATGACCGATACATTCTGAAGCAGATGCCCAGACTAGAGGTTCAGTCCTTCCTGGACTTTGCCCCTCACTACTTCACCTACATCACTGGAGCCGTGCAGCAGAAG CGTCCCACTGCCCTGGCTAAGATCCTGGGTGTGTACCGGATCGGCTACAAGAACTCCCAGAACAACTCTGAGAAGAAGCTGGACCTTCTTGTCATGGAGAACCTGTTCTATGGCAGGAAGATGGCCCAGGTGTTCGACCTCAAGGGTTCTCTGAGGAACCGCAACGTCAAGACCGAGTCTGGGAAGGAGAGCTGTGAG GTGGTTCTGCTGGATGAGAACCTACTGAAGCTGGTCCATGACAACCCTCTGTACATCAGAGCCCACTGCAAGGCCATCCTCAGGGCTGCTATCCACAGTGATGCCTACTTCCTGTCTAGTCACCTGATCATAGACTACTCTCTGCTGGTTGGACGAGACGACTCCACAGACGAGCTGGTGGTGGGAATCATAG ATTACATACGGACGTTCACATGGGATAAGAAGCTTGAGATGGTGGTGAAATCCACAGGGATTCTGGGAGGGCAAG GTAAGATGCCCACGGTGGTCTCTCCAGAGCTGTACCGAGCCCGTTTCTGTGAGGCTATGGACAAATACTTCCTCATGGTGCCTGACCACTGGACAGGGCTGGGGGTCAACTGCTGA
- the LOC109870644 gene encoding 1-phosphatidylinositol 3-phosphate 5-kinase isoform X5, producing MNSRLTGLQEDGGKSPIRKRSASVTNLSLDPSGSSMLPSYDSSVSPQTSRTMPKPDHSEEERKILLDSSQLKDLWKKICNNSTGMEFQDHRYWLRTYPNCIVGKELVNWLLRSGTISTRAQAIAIGQAVVDGRWLDCVTHHDQLFRDEYALYRPLQSTEFSETPSPDSDSVNSLEGHSEPSWFKDIKFCDSDTDQVADENDYVTANSSNPSKRTSVSSFQSGVDSDSAASINLNMEQDNVNFHIKKQSRYPHVPPLPKDQKEYLVSEDGGQNISISDAFIKESLFNRRVEEKANEVLFTPLGWHHSSLDQLREENGEKEAMERLLSANHSHMMALLQQLLYSESLCLSWRDIIVPVVRQVVQTVRPDVRSCDDDMDIRQLVHVKKIPGGKKFDSAVVNGFVCTKNIAHKKMNSYIKNPKILLLKCSIEYLYREETKFTCIDPIVLQEHEFLKNYVQRIVDVRPNLVLVEKTVSRIAQDMLLEHGITLVINVKPQVLDRVSHMTQGDLVMFMDQLLTKPRLGTCQKFYLHSFQLANNELKTLMFFEGCSPQLGCTIKLRGASEYELARVKEIIILMVCVAYHSQLEISFLMDEFAMPPSLAKTSFPCLLESSTVEEEESQENETDQSTLFQGGETVLGDEEENSVSESSSPKDVEVVKVAKNQLLSSSSSLVAEGMESAEVMTSTPLSDPLAPPPPYLIDDLEELTDEIGLEQGEETEGRSGSGVLGRGESQEESSASETAPRLFRDPLQDDTGLFVTEQVASTDDHLRTLTAGFKQELKDIILCVSPFITFREPFLLSPAGLRCPSRDYFPQQVYLSPLLNKDFKELDGRRKRQLLKDSTPSGGGMANGGPRPIQVLPSHRLTSARIAEHLGSSQDLAKMLADYRAQGGRLRQEEADPFAQPPVREALPSKHPVKADSEEEKPGGQNDMTWASKLDCLNPVNHQRLCVLFSSSSAQSNNAPNPCVSPWMVTMEFYGKNDLTLGIFLERYCFRPSYQCPSMFCETPMVHHVRRFVHGSGCVQIVLKELDSPVPGYQHTILNYSWCRICKQVTPVVPLSNDSWSMSFAKYLELRFYGHQYTRRANAEPCGHSIHHDYHQYFSYNQMVASFSYISVRLLEVCLPPPKIFIRNQGPSKGRMQQDLKDFSQKVTQVYLAIDDRLTSLKTDTFSKTREQKMEDLFAQKDMEEADLHSWIEKLQARLQACGSDSPQQLQTVLESVVVKKQSLCETLQSWNSRLQDLFQQEKGRKRLSVPASPGRHRQTDDSKPSALESSPRNPSPLVQNVDKEDRHLTAMPSSWGSSLLALPSPGEPGSEPLSSGPCFPDQDSVSIPEDVFDGHLLGSNDSQVKEKSTMKAILANLMPGNSYNSIPFPFEPDKHYLMYEHERVPIAVCEREPSSIISFALSCKEYKSTLDELWKTTLKTGGEDTTLSTSSGESRVKNSPAKPNETASSQMGLGRSSMDSEPLKDTDIGDNHKKSTGNPHIELQFSDANAKFYCRIYYAEEFHKMRAEIMESTEDDFVRSLSHCVNWQARGGKSGAVFYATEDDRYILKQMPRLEVQSFLDFAPHYFTYITGAVQQKRPTALAKILGVYRIGYKNSQNNSEKKLDLLVMENLFYGRKMAQVFDLKGSLRNRNVKTESGKESCEVVLLDENLLKLVHDNPLYIRAHCKAILRAAIHSDAYFLSSHLIIDYSLLVGRDDSTDELVVGIIDYIRTFTWDKKLEMVVKSTGILGGQGKMPTVVSPELYRARFCEAMDKYFLMVPDHWTGLGVNC from the exons ATGAATTCTAGACTGACTGGGCTTCAAGAGGATGGAGGCAAGTCCCCAATAAGGAAGCG GTCAGCCAGTGTGACCAACTTGTCCCTGGACCCGTCTGGCTCCTCCATGTTGCCCTCCTATGACAGCTCAGTGAGCCCCCAGACCAGTAGGACCATGCCCAAACCTGACcacagtgaagaggagaggaagatacTGCTG GACTCGTCCCAGCTCAAAGACCTGTGGAAGAAGATTTGTAACAACAGTACTGGCATGGAGTTCCAGGACCACCGCTACTGGCTCCGTACATACCCCAACTGCATTGTGGGGAAGGAGCTGGTCAACTGGCTGCTGAGGAGTGGAACCATCTCCACCAG GGCCCAGGCGATAGCCATTGGTCAGGCTGTGGTAGACGGTCGTTGGTTGGACTGTGTCACTCACCACGACCAGCTGTTCAGGGATGAGTACGCTCTCTATCGCCCCCTCCAG AGCACAGAGTTCTCTGAGACCCCGTCTCCTGACAGTGACAGTGTCAACTCTCTGGAGGGACACTCAGAACCCTCCTGGTTCAAAGACATCAAGTTTTGCGACAGTGACACAGACCAGGTGGCTGACGAGAATGACTATGTCACGGCCA ACTCATCCAACCCCAGTAAGAGGACGTCAGTCAGTAGTTTCCAGTCAGGGGTGGACAGTGACTCTGCTGCTTCCATCAACCTCAATATGGAGCAGGACAATGTCAACTTCCACATCAAGAAACAGTCCAGGTACCCCCATGTACCACCGCTCCCCAAGGATCAGAAAG AGTACCTGGTCTCAGAGGACGGAGGACAGAATATCTCCATCAGTGACGCTTTCATCAAAG AGTCCCTGTTTAACCGTCGTGTGGAGGAGAAAGCTAACGAGGTGCTGTTCACTCCTCTGGGCTGGCACCACAGCTCCCTGGACCAGCtcagagaggagaatggagagaaggaggCCATGGAGAGGCTACT CTCTGCCAACCACAGCCACATGATGGCGCTGCTGCAGCAGCTGCTGTACAGCGAGTCCCTGTGCCTCTCCTGGCGTGACATCATCGTTCCTGTGGTGAGGCAGGTAGTGCAGACGGTGCGGCCGGACGTTCGCAGTTGTGATGATGACATGGACATCAGACAACTGGTTCACGTCAAGAAG aTTCCTGGAGGGAAGAAGTTTGACTCTGCGGTAGTGAATGGCTTTGTCTGTACCAAGAACATTGCTCACAAAAAA ATGAACTCGTACATCAAGAACCCCAAGATCCTGCTTCTGAAGTGTTCTATAGAGTATCTCTACAGAGAGGAGACCAAGTTCACCTGCATTGACCCCATTGTGCTTCAG GAGCATGAGTTTCTGAAGAACTATGTTCAGCGTATAGTGGACGTGCGTCCCAACCTGGTGCTGGTGGAGAAGACCGTGTCTCGTATCGCTCAGGACATGCTGCTGGAGCACGGCATCACACTGGTTATCAACGTCAAACCG CAAGTCTTGGACAGGGTGAGTCATATGACCCAGGGGGACCTGGTCATGTTCATGGACCAGCTGCTCACCAAGCCTCGGCTGGGAACCTGCCAAAAGTTCTACCTACACTCCTTCCAGCTGGCCAACA ATGAGTTGAAGACTCTGATGTTCTTTGAGGGCTGCTCTCCCCAGCTAGGCTGTACCATAAAGCTTCGCGGGGCGTCTGAGTATGAGCTGGCCAGGGTTAAAGAGATCATCATCCTCATGgtgtgtgtggcctaccactcccAGCTAGAGATATCCTTCCTCATGGATGAGTTTGCCATGCCTCCCAGCCTGGCCAAGACCAGCTTCCCCTGTCTCCTGGAGAGCTCTACTGTCGAGGAGGAGGAGAGCCAGGAAAATGAGACCGACCAGAGCACCCTCTTCCAGGGAGGAGAGACTGTGCTAGGGGACGAGGAGGAGAATTCTGTATCGGAATCCTCCTCGCCTAAAGATGTCGAGGTTGTCAAAGTTGCCAAGAACCAACTcctgtcctcctcatcctccctggTGGCCGAGGGGATGGAGTCAGCAGAGGTCATGACATCCACGCCGTTGTCCGATCCCCTGGCGCCGCCACCACCCTACCTCATTGATGACCTGGAGGAGTTAACAGATGAGATTGGGCTGGAGCAGGGGGAGGAGACTGAGGGGCGGAGCGGGTCAGGGGTTCTGGGGAGGGGTGAGTCGCAGGAGGAGAGCTCTGCTTCGGAGACGGCCCCCAGGCTGTTCAGAGACCCCCTGCAGGATGACACAGGGCTGTTTGTCACAGAGCAG GTGGCCTCGACGGACGACCATCTCAGGACGCTGACGGCAGGCTTCAAACAGGAGCTGAAGGACATCATCCTGTGTGTCTCCCCCTTCATCACTTTCAGAGagcccttcctcctctcccccgctGGCCTACGCTGCCCCAGCAGAGACTACTTTCCTCAACAG GTGTACCTCTCCCCACTGCTCAACAAGGACTTCAAAGAACTAGACGGTCGACGTAAGCGACAACTCCTCAAAGACTCCACCCCATCAGGTGGAGGCATGGCCAACGGAGGCCCTCGCCCCATCCAGGTGTTACCCTCCCACCGCCTTACCAGTGCCCGCATCGCAGAGCATCTGGGCAGCAGCCAGGACTTGGCCAAGATGCTGGCAGACTACCGTGCCCAAGGAGGCCGACTCCGACAGGAGGAGGCAGACCCCTTCGCCCAGCCACCGGTCCGGGAGGCTCTGCCGTCCAAGCACCCCGTCAAGGCTGATAGTGAGGAGGAGAAGCCAGGGGGACAGAATGACATGACCTGGGCCTCCAAG CTGGACTGCCTGAACCCAGTGAACCATCAGAGACTCTGTGTTCTGTTCAGCAGCTCCTCTGCCCAGTCCAACAACGCCCCCAACCCTTGCGTCAGTCCCTG GATGGTCACGATGGAGTTCTACGGAAAGAATGACCTCACACTAGGAAtattcctggagagatactgtttCAG gccGTCCTATCAATGCCCCAGTATGTTCTGTGAGACTCCCATGGTGCACCATGTGCGGCGGTTTGTCCATGGCAGTGGCTGTGTTCAGATCGTACTGAAGGAGCTGGACTCTCCTGTGCCTGGATACCAACACACCATCCTCAACTACTCCTGGTGCCGCATATGCAAACAG GTGACTCCTGTGGTGCCCCTGTCTAATGACTCGTGGTCCATGTCCTTTGCTAAGTACCTGGAGCTGAGGTTCTATGGTCACCAGTATACCAGGAGGGCTAATGCTGAGCCCTGTGGCCACTCCATCCACCATGACTACCATCAGTACTTCTCCTATAACCAGATGGTGGCCTCCTTCAG CTACATCTCAGTGAGACTGCTAGAGGTCTGCCTCCCTCCTCCTAAGATCTTCATCAGGAACCAGGGGCCCTCCAAGGGCCGGATGCAGCAGGACCTCAAGGACTTCTCACAGAA GGTGACTCAGGTGTACCTGGCCATAGATGACCGCCTCACCTCCCTGAAGACGGACACCTTCAGCAAGACACGCGAGCAGAAGATGGAGGACCTGTTTGCACAGAAAGAT ATGGAGGAGGCAGATCTGCACAGCTGGATAGAGAAGCTGCAGGCTCGTCTCCAGGCCTGTGGTAGTGACTCCCCCCAGCAGCTCCAGACTGTACTGGAATCAGTGGTAGTGAAGAAACAGAGCCTGTGTGAAACACTGCAGTCCTGGAACAGCAG GCTGCAGGACCTGTTCCAGCAGGAGAAGGGCAGGAAGCGTCTGTCTGTCCCAGCCAGCCCTGGGAGACaccgacagacagacgacagcaAG CCAAGTGCTCTGGAGTCCTCTCCACGCAACCCCTCCCCTTTAGTACAAAATGTTGACAAAG AGGATCGTCACCTCACTGCCATGCCCTCAAGCTGGGGGTCGTCATTGCTAGCGTTACCGTCACCAGGGGAGCCAGGCTCAGAACCCCTCTCGTCTGGACCCTGCTTTCCTGACCAGGATTCCGTCAGTATCCCAgagg ATGTGTTTGATGGACACCTGTTGGGCTCCAATGACAGCCAGGTGAAAGAGAAGTCCACCATGAAGGCCATTCTAGCCAACCTGATGCCAGGCAACAGTTACAACTCTATCCCATTCCCATT TGAACCAGACAAGCATTACCTGATGTATGAGCATGAGAGAGTGCCCATCgccgtgtgtgagagagaacccAGCTCCATCATCTCATTCGCTCTCAG CTGTAAGGAGTATAAGAGTACTCTGGATGAACTGTGGAAGACAACATTGAAGACAGGAGGCGAGGACACCACCCTGTCCACCAG CTCTGGAGAGAGCCGGGTCAAGAACAGCCCAGCCAAGCCCAACGAGACAGCCTCCTCCCAGATGGGTCTGGGCCGCAGCAGCATGGACTCTGAGCCTCTTA AAGATACAGACATAGGAGACAACCATAAGAAGTCAACAGGAAACCCTCATATTGAATTAC AGTTCTCTGATGCCAACGCTAAGTTCTACTGTAGGATCTACTATGCTGAGGAGTTTCACAAGATGAGAGCAGAAATAATGGAGAGTACGGAGGATGACTTTGTTCGCTCGCTGTCCCACTGTGTCAACTGGCAGGCCCGCGGTGGCAAGTCTGGGGCCGTCTTCTATGCCACCGAAG ATGACCGATACATTCTGAAGCAGATGCCCAGACTAGAGGTTCAGTCCTTCCTGGACTTTGCCCCTCACTACTTCACCTACATCACTGGAGCCGTGCAGCAGAAG CGTCCCACTGCCCTGGCTAAGATCCTGGGTGTGTACCGGATCGGCTACAAGAACTCCCAGAACAACTCTGAGAAGAAGCTGGACCTTCTTGTCATGGAGAACCTGTTCTATGGCAGGAAGATGGCCCAGGTGTTCGACCTCAAGGGTTCTCTGAGGAACCGCAACGTCAAGACCGAGTCTGGGAAGGAGAGCTGTGAG GTGGTTCTGCTGGATGAGAACCTACTGAAGCTGGTCCATGACAACCCTCTGTACATCAGAGCCCACTGCAAGGCCATCCTCAGGGCTGCTATCCACAGTGATGCCTACTTCCTGTCTAGTCACCTGATCATAGACTACTCTCTGCTGGTTGGACGAGACGACTCCACAGACGAGCTGGTGGTGGGAATCATAG ATTACATACGGACGTTCACATGGGATAAGAAGCTTGAGATGGTGGTGAAATCCACAGGGATTCTGGGAGGGCAAG GTAAGATGCCCACGGTGGTCTCTCCAGAGCTGTACCGAGCCCGTTTCTGTGAGGCTATGGACAAATACTTCCTCATGGTGCCTGACCACTGGACAGGGCTGGGGGTCAACTGCTGA